One genomic region from Enoplosus armatus isolate fEnoArm2 chromosome 17, fEnoArm2.hap1, whole genome shotgun sequence encodes:
- the tspan34b gene encoding tetraspanin 35: MGCFGFLKGMMFVFNGIIFLAGAAILGVGIWVKVDSGSILSFLGKIENAPAELSQVLNVGYLLIAIGALLLVIGFLGCCGAVRESRCMLLLFFIIVLLVFIAEVAGAVVILVFRPLADELFTKFGTAAVQNIKNDYGKNPDITGLWNTTMDTLKCCGFYNSSDFVDSPYYLAHDKELPPQCCPGLSNPCSQTVADSFTTITGCFPKIKQLIDENTVVIVAVALGIAALEICAMAVSLILFCRIKSRAE, encoded by the exons ATGGGATGCTTTGGATTCCTCAAAGGCATGATGTTTGTCTTCAATGGCATCATCTTT TTGGCGGGTGCTGCCATCCTGGGCGTTGGGATCTGGGTGAAGGTGGACAGCGGCTCCATCCTCAGCTTTCTCGGGAAGATCGAAAACGCGCCGGCAGAGCTCAGTCAGGTGCTCAATGTGGGCTACCTGCTGATCGCAATAGGAGCGCTCCTGCTCGTCATCGGCTTCCTGGGCTGCTGCGGAGCCGTCAGGGAGAGCCGGTgtatgctgctgctg TTCTTCATCATAGTGCTGCTGGTCTTCATAGCGGAGGTTGCCGGAGCAGTGGTGATCTTGGTATTCAGACCCTTG GCAGACGAGCTGTTTACCAAGTTTGGCACGGCGGCAGTTCAGAACATCAAGAACGACTATGGGAAAAATCCTGACATCACAGGACTGTGGAATACTACAATGGACACG TTAAAATGTTGTGGATTCTACAACTCCTCAGACTTCGTGGACTCTCCATATTATTTGGCCCACGACAAGGAATTGCCACCACAGTGCTGTCCAGGCCTGAGTAACCCATGTAGTCAAACGGTGGCCGACAGTTTCACG ACAATCACCGGTTGCTTCCCGAAGATCAAGCAGCTGATTGATGAAAACACAGTGGTTATTGTGGCAGTGGCCCTGGGAATCGCAGCTCTGGAG ATATGTGCCATGGCGGTCTCCCTGATCCTTTTCTGCAGAATAAAATCCCGGGCGGAATAA